GACAGTGGATCTTATCTGCATTAAAAAGAAACACCtcatcatcagttttaaagcactcaatcatcttgacccctcttcctctcctggctGCTCTCGTttgacaacccagcccatacacttcactcctctagtgccaactctCTATGCTTCAAACTCATttacctcactgccgacccctcgcccatatcctgcctctgacctagaactccctccctcttcatatttgacagacaattactctgtctCATATTCAAAGCCTTTAGAAGGTGCATTTCTTAACATACCTTTGtcactttactgctgtgtgactttgggcaagtcacttaatttctttgtgcctcaatttcctcaacagtaaaatgggaattgagtacttcgactgtgaggcaaatgtgggaaagggactgggtctgacttgattaccgtgaatctcccccagccacttagaacagtgcttgacacatagtaagtgcttaacaaatattaaaaaatgaaaaaaaaaggaggaagaagaagaagaagaagacaactactgggaaggagtgtggcttagtggaaagagcaaaaggctgagagtcagaggacctgggttctaatcccaactctgccacttgtctgctgtgtaatcttgagcaagttacttaacttctctctgcctcaattacctcatctggaaaatggatattcaatacctgttctccctttgacttagactctgagacctacgtggaacaggggctgtatccaaactgattatcttgcatctaccccagcgcttaggacagtgttttgcacataggaagcattcaataaaaaccataattattaatgaggaggatgaagatgagtATGGATTTATTTTCCTTGTCTTCTACAAGAAAATGGGAGACTCGTATTTTCCTTTCCCCCAGTTGCAGTCCTCCTGTGAAACTCCCTCCCTGGTCCGTCCCTCCCTGGCCCTCTTTCCTCCTGTACCTCTCATTCGGACTCACAACATCAGGCCTTGGCTTCTGTGTTCACATCTCTGGCTTCTCCTTTCGAGCTTGGAAACCcttggtgaggaggaagaggatttcCAGACCTCTTGGTTCCCACTCACCTTGGCTCACCAAAGGCAAAAGGATCAATGGCTGCCTCTAACTTCCCCTTATTAGGAGTGCCCAGGATTCCATGGGGGAAGGGGCTCCTtgggggatggagctgggattagaacccaggtcctgctgactcccaagcccaggctgtatccactaagccaaatcaAGCCCTAGCTTTGCCTGCTGGCACTGGACCACCACTGGGGGAGGTTTATGACCAAAGGTATGAGGTATGAGTTGGGTGGGATCTAGTAGGAATCCCCCAAAAGAGATGGCTAATGTGGACAGCAAAGATGCTCCTGGAAGACTGGAGTTCTGGCTCTAGCTTCACCACTCtctgctgtgaacttgggcatgtcatttaacttacctgtgcctcatgttgctcctctggaaaatggggagtaaacatGTCTCcacctgatttttatttttatgtccatcaccccctctagactgtaaactcatgctggcagggagcatgtctaccaacttgattatattgttatattgtatgcttccaggcctttagtaagcattcaataaatatgattgattaggttaaaaagcaatgtggcctaccgGAAAAGGCATGGGATTGGGCGTcaaagaaagtcatgggttccaatcccagctctgccacttgtctgctgtgtaaccttggagaagtcacttcacttctctgtgcctcagttacctcatctgtaaaatggggattgaaactgtgagccccaaatgggacagggagtgtaaccaacctgatttgcttgtatccactccagtggttaatacagtgcctgtcacatagtaagcacttaataaatacatgattatcattattattattattattgacctgagttctaatcctggctcctccatttgactGTTGCTTGACTTTgttcgtgcctcagttgcccatctacaaaatgaggattaaatgtaaatgtgagccctgggtgcgacagggattgtctccaaccggagtaacttgtatctaccccaacagttagtatagtacctggcacaaagtaagtacttaacaaatgcgaattgtactttctatatgcttagtacacagtactccgcacacagtaagtgctcattaaatacgattgaatgaataaatgaatgaatgaatgaaataccatttggaaaaaaaagttgAGGATTGTCTACTGGAGAGCTCtctcaaattaattaattaattaattagttaattaattaattcaatcttattttattgaatgcttaccatgtacagagcacttgggagagtacagtacaagaatgaACTGATACATActatgcccacaacaaccttacagtctaatcgggggagacaggcattaatataagcaaataaattacatatatgtacataggtactctAAGGACTGGGTGGGCAGATGAACAAAGTCAGAgtgatgtagaagagagtaggagaagcagaaagcagggcttagtctgggtaaggccttttggaggagaggtgccttcaataaggctttgaatggggggagagtaactggctgttggatttgagggcatcccaggccagaggtaggatgtgtatGAGGGGCTGGCAGAAAGTTacttgagatcaaggtacagtgagaaagttggctttagaggagcaaaatgtgtgggctgggttgtagtaggagagtagcaaagtgaggtaggagaaggcaaggtgaccGAGTGTTTTAATGacaatggtgtggagtttttgtgtgatgcagaggtggatgggcaaccactggagttttttgaggagtggggaaacatgttctgaacgtttctgtagaaaaatgatccaggcagcagagtgatgtacggactggagcggggacagacaggaggctgggaggtcagcaaggaggctgatgcagtaatccgggtgggattggatgagtgattgcattaacgtggtagtagtttagatggagtggaaagggtgaattttagcaatgttatgaaggtgggaccgacaggatttagtgatggattgaatatgtgggttgaataaaaaaacggagtcaaggagaatgccagtgttatgggcttgtgagacaggaaggatggtggtgccatctacagtgatggaaaaatcattgggaggaaggggtttgggtgggatgataggGAGTTCTGCCTTGgactgttaagtttgaggtaatgggaagacatcctagtagagatgtcttgaaggctggagtaAATGTGATActgagagagggagtcagataggggctggagatgtagatttgggtatcatccatatagaggtggtatttgaagctataggagcaaatgagttctccaagggagtgggtgtaggtggagaatagaaggggacccagacctaaaacctgagggacccccacaggtaggaggtgggaggctgaggaggagcccatacaggagactgagaatgagtggccagaaagacaagaggagaaccaggagaggacagtgtcagtgaagccaaggttggataatgtttccaggggtagggcatggtcgacagtgttgaaggcagccgagaggtcgaggaggattaggatggattagaggctgctggatatggcaagaaggacatcattggtgacctttgagaggacagtttctgtgaagagaaggggatggaaggtttccgtggagtggagggggccgaggagagaattggaggagaggaatttgagagagtGGGGAATTTGGGTTGGGAATCTATTCAGCCAGTAAAAACTGGGGTAAAGAGACTGGAAGAGAACAGAATGGCCTgccctgtggactgtaaggtccttgtgggaaggaatggtgtcttccaatcaatcaattgtattttttgagtgtttactgtgtgcagagcaccgtactaagtgcttgggagaggacaatatcatagcgttggtagacatgttccctgcctacaataagcttacaatatatagggggagacagatgttactataaataaataaattaaaaatatagacataagtgttgtggcctgagggagcaaatctaagttcaactctgttgtaatcttccaagtgcttagtacagttttctgcacataataagcactctataaatgccagtgatcgactgaatgaaaCTCATCGGTTGTGAGGTTGTGGTAAATCATGCAAAGAGGAGGGTCCTCCTCTTCTCAGAGATTAATTTACCCCTGTAGGACCCTCCCCAGGGAGGTCTTTatgtccctgttcctcaggctgtagatgagggggttcagGGCTGGGGGCACCATCGTGTAAAACACGTATACCAACAggtccagggccgagggggactcTGAGGTGGGTGCTAAATAAGGGAAGGAACCAGTAGTGAAAAAAGCAGAGGTAATGGTGAgatggggcaggcaggtggagaaggtttTGGACCGTCCCTCTGCAGACTGGATCCTCAGCAGAGTGGAGAAGATGTGCATATAAGAGACAACTATGGAAACAAAGCAGAACAAAGTCAAACAGAATCCAGTGGCTACAGTTAAATCGAGGGTTGTGTGTTCTTCCGAACAAGAGATCTTCAGCAAGGAGAGGATGTCACAGAAGATCTGTTGGATCTCACGGGACCCACAGATGGGCAAGGATAATGCACCAGCTGAGAGGGATGCTCCAAGGAGGTATTTGCTGAGCCAGGAAGTGGCCGCCATCTTCCCACAGGCTCCTTGGGCCATGATGACCTCGTAGCGCAGAGGGTGGCAGGTGGCGGTGTAATGGTTGTAGGACATGGCCGTGAGGATGAACAGCTCTGAAGTGGCAAACAAAAGCACCAGAAGGACTTGCAAACAACAAtccagaaaggagatggagtagCAGGTGGTCAGAGAGACCAGGTTGGACTTGGGGAGGGTGACGGAGATGAGGCAGAGGTCGAGGATGGACAGGTGCCTGAGGaaaaagtacatgggggtgtggaggtgcCAGTCAAGGGTGGTGATGGCAGCGATGAGGAGATTCCCCGTCAGGGCAACCAGGTAGAGCAGGAGGAACAGCACGGCGtggaccagctgcagctcccgGACCTCTGAGAACCCCAGGAGGACGAATTCCATCACTGTGGTGTGGTTGACCATGATCTGCCAATGTTacccagacacagagaagggaaccaTCTCCATCAGAGCATCTCACAAGATGGGACCTCTGAGAACCATAGAATATACCTCACTCTCACATATCTGGTCTacccactaataataactgtggtacttgtaaagcacttactatgtgctgagcaatgtattGAGCGTTGGGTTATATAAAAGATGattcaatcccacatggggctcacagtctaagtagtagagagaataaatattgaatttccatttttgcagatgagagaactgaggtacagagaagcgacttgctcagaaGGTCGCTCAtaaagtaagtggcagaggtgggtatGGAACCTAGataccctgactcccagtcccatgcttcccATGAAAAATTACAGACTCGATGGTTTGCTCCCACTTTGAGATATTTACCAGGACAGCTGTTTTACAACTTCCCtcacttcatcatcattatcatcattaataacatgTATTGGGCAAACACTTCATTCAGAACattctattaagctcttggaagaatgcaaAACGTTTTAGGATATGGTCCCTGACCTTGAAGTCTAGCAGAGAAGACAAATGcctaaatcaattacagatagcagGAGTAATAGGGTATATAAGAGGTGAATAAGTTTTGCGGGACCTGTGACAATTCCTTAGGTGGAGTGGAAAGGCTGAGGTTGCAGGCACTGATACAAGATgggaagattagagattaattggggaaagactcctggaggtagtggaatcaatcaatcaatcagtggtatttatttttacttttattttttatggtatttgttaagcactttctatgtgctagacactgtacaattctcttgggtagatacaagctaatcagattggactcagtggAATATGGAAtatggttccacatggggctcacattcttaatccccattttacaggtgaggtaaatgaggaacagagaatttaagtgacttacccaaggacacccagcagtcaagtggtggagctcagaGTAGAACGTAGATCCCcttactcccaggaccatgctctttccactaggccatgatgattccaaacaagataatcaggtcccatatggggctcacattttaagtaggatggagtatagatattgaatccccattttgccaataagggaactgaggcacagaggaagtgaagtgacttgcccaacatcacagagcaggtaagtggcagagccaggagtagtccatcagtcaatcatatttattgagcacttactgtgtgcagaacactgtactaagcacttgggagagtacaatataacaatgtaacagacacattccctgcccacaatgagcttatggtctagaggtggggaataGGGGAATGTTGGGGGGTGGTGAGgaatagaatccagttcctctgactcccaagcccgtgcttttaaaACACTAATCCACATTAGTTataaagtacttattttgtgctgaacactctactaagcacctgggagtatTAATTAAGatgaggtgggagaacagggtggataggtaagagggaaaAGAATGATGGAGTAACTTAAATCAAAGGTCATGAATTTCTGCTGGATTTGGAGGTGTGTGAGTCACCatttaaggaggagggggaatataTGCAGAAAGATGCTAtaaaaagatgatctgagcagctgaGTTACGCAGTAACAGGGGAGATTGAACAATTTCAGACTAAGTAGAAAACTGATACAGTATTCTAGCTGGGGTATGGCTAGTGTCCAGATctgggtggtggccatttggatgggaaGTAAGGGGTGGATCTAGGAAATAATGGGGAGGAAAAACCTACTGGTTATGACAGTGGCTGGGATgtgagagttgaagagggagaaatcaaatataatgtcaaggttgcagtcttctgagacaggaaggaaggggttGTTGTCAACTGTGCTGGGAAAGCtgggtggaggagatgatttgggaggaaagatgaggagttcagtttcttcttttttaaatggtatttgttaagcccttactaagtgcccagctctgttactcttaatccccattttacaggtgaggtaactgaggcatagaaaagtgaagtgacttgggacggggactgagtccaacctgataaagttgaatctactctagtgcttagaactgtgcttgacatagagtaagtgcttaacaaaatcctttttttaaaaaaaagtaggatttgaggaaggctctgaaggcagggagaaaagatatgtGTGGGGAAGGTGTTCTAGGCAGGTGAAATAGGAAGCAgaagcaatggaaagagcatgagtctgggagtcagaggacctgggttctaatcctggctccaccatttgcttagtttgtgactttgaacaagtcactcagtttttctgtgcctccgtttcctcatctatacaatagggattcaatacccattctacctcctacttagactgttagcccctcgtgggacagggactgtgtcctacctagttTTCCTGTATtgatcacagtgcctggcacatggtgagcacttacataataataataattatgattattattgcttggTTTCTCCTTTCAGATGTAGGGTTAAGTCCTCTGCTCACCAAACTGATCCTATTGTCCCTATAAATAGAGGGAACTGCTGTGTACTCAGAAGGcacagaataaataccattgcagtAGAAacaatactgttattattgatcCATCCTGGATTTTCCACCCAGGTAGTCTAAGGGTTCGTCACTCTCCTTCCCCAATCCAgaaactctcccgggcgctcTCCCTATCTGTCACTTTTCCCCTAATGCTAAATAGGTTTCTCctactctttttcctttcctttgtcctccctctctggcctggaatatcctccccctcaataataataataataataatgataatgataataatactagttaagaggttactatgtgccaagcactgttctaaactctggggttaagTTAACaagcttggacaaagtccctgtcccccagaggctcacactcttaatccccaatttttacagatgaggtaactgaggaacagagaagtgaagggatttgcccaaggtcacacagcagacaagtgatggagccagattaacacctatgaccttttgactcccaggctcatgctctctctactacaccatgctgcttctcctgcatatACACctcaccactattctccccaatttcaaagtcttatttaaggacacatctcctccaaaagacctagcccaattaagccctctttcaccagatttccactcccttttgagtcacacttgcacttggatttgtaccctgtatacaccccaccttcagccccacatgaATTATGTTCATAatcgtaatttattcatattaatatctgcctccttctgtagagtgtaagctccttgtgggaaataaatgtatctgtttattgttatattgtactgttcccagtacagtacagtgctctgcacacagtaagcactcaataaatatgatggactggctgactgttgtattgtactctcccaagagcttagtaccatgctctgcacacagtaagttctcaataaataccattcactgattgattgattgattgattgattgattgattgatcaatcatctagactgtaaactcatctttagCCACCTGATTTATAATCTCAAATCTACTTCAGCAGTTAAcactggtgcagagtaagtggttaataaatacaatatctAACTAAATAACTGAACTATTGCTTTTCTGGTCCTCTCAGTTCTTCTAGcttgtttccctctctctctcatcccctgaCCATCTTTCCTAGCGCTCCCAGCTTCCTCATTCCATGGCTTcttgaacttgagaagcagcatggtctagtggatagataacGAGTCTAAGaaacaaaggacctgggctctaatcccagctccaccacttgtctgttgtgtgacctcgggcaagcca
The Ornithorhynchus anatinus isolate Pmale09 unplaced genomic scaffold, mOrnAna1.pri.v4 scaffold_77_arrow_ctg1, whole genome shotgun sequence genome window above contains:
- the LOC114808948 gene encoding olfactory receptor 14A16-like, which translates into the protein MVNHTTVMEFVLLGFSEVRELQLVHAVLFLLLYLVALTGNLLIAAITTLDWHLHTPMYFFLRHLSILDLCLISVTLPKSNLVSLTTCYSISFLDCCLQVLLVLLFATSELFILTAMSYNHYTATCHPLRYEVIMAQGACGKMAATSWLSKYLLGASLSAGALSLPICGSREIQQIFCDILSLLKISCSEEHTTLDLTVATGFCLTLFCFVSIVVSYMHIFSTLLRIQSAEGRSKTFSTCLPHLTITSAFFTTGSFPYLAPTSESPSALDLLVYVFYTMVPPALNPLIYSLRNRDIKTSLGRVLQG